From a region of the Deinococcus terrestris genome:
- a CDS encoding acylphosphatase, with protein MRLTALVSGTVQGVGYRRYVQRHARDLGLSGSAENLLDGRVEVVAEGPEEALARLLHWLRRGPPHARVTAVDPQYSEATGLQEFHVY; from the coding sequence ATGCGTCTGACCGCTCTCGTTTCCGGCACCGTGCAGGGGGTGGGCTACCGCCGCTACGTGCAGCGGCACGCCCGCGACCTCGGGTTGTCGGGCAGTGCCGAGAACCTCCTCGACGGCCGGGTAGAGGTGGTCGCCGAAGGCCCCGAGGAAGCCCTGGCCCGCTTGCTGCACTGGCTGCGGCGCGGCCCGCCCCACGCCCGCGTGACGGCGGTGGACCCCCAGTACAGCGAGGCGACGGGCTTGCAGGAGTTTCACGTGTATTAG